From the genome of Magnolia sinica isolate HGM2019 chromosome 12, MsV1, whole genome shotgun sequence:
TCTCATTTGCCCTTTCCTTTTCGGATTCCTCTTCcccatcactttcttcttcttcttcatcgctctcctcttcttcttcctcttcgatCTCATCCCCATTTTTTCCAAGCCTCGACATCTTGAGTTTCGGGCTAATGTTCATATGGTTGATCGTAGTTTCGTCGATGAATTTCACGGGCTCGGGGTCCCCATTGGATCCGTTGATTCCGTACTTGCGGGCGAGCTTACAGATTAAGCGACCAAATGGAAGTGCTGCATTTTCCTGAGTCGATGTCGCTGCCTTTACGATATTGGTAAGCACAATGGTGGGGAGACAAACTTGTGCTCCCTGGCCCATTTGGTAGAGGAGCTCGATCATGAAACGGTTGCACTCAGTCCGGTTGCTAGTCCTTGGATACAAGTTGTACGTACAAATGTGGTGGAGTAGTCGATACGAGAAGAGCAGCTTGGAAGCAGCCACGCTGCTGCCATGCTTCCACTCGACCAGCTTCCCACACAGGTGCATAATTCGCTCATCCCTATCCTGTTTCTTCTTCATATTTTTCACATTAATATGCACTTTCCCTACAGGGGCGCCGATGAGCTTGGAGATGACTTGTATGTCAACGCGGACCGTCTGCCCGCCAAAAGGGATGTCGAACCCTAACGGGTTCAAACTTGCCCTACGAATTACAGAGTAGAAGGACCTTACCAAGCCCGCATCAGAGCGATAATTACCCTCAAACATGTGTGCCCAATTGTTGTGCAAGAGACGGTCGAGTAACTCGAACTCACCAAAGAACTTGCCTTCGACGGAGACCTCAAACACGACTTTTCGATTTTGAaattttcctaggttcaccttgGGGTGCGCGGTAGGAGCCATCTTTTCAAGACGGTCGTGATTCCTCTTCGAGCGCCTCTCACGGCTTGGCTCCATGGCACTAGGAGCAATTGTTAGCTTCAGCTCACTCTGCATTCGCGCACGCCTAACCCGTCTCGGCCCCGCCTCCTCGGGTGCTGCCCtcctctttcccatgagggaaatgaTCAACGAAGAGGAGAAGAATGAGGCGATAGCTCCAAGAAGGGCCATTTTCTTACAAACTCAAAGGTGAATGATGCAAGGGTTGAAGCTTGGATAGAGGGATTCCACCGCGATTTGACGATTTGGGGACTTGAGGATTTCGAACTcggtaggatttggggatttgaagaTTTCGAAATtagtaggatttggggatttaaagattttaaaatttttgtaggaGTTGGGGATGTGAGGATTTCAAAATttgtagggtttagggattcaaaaTGAAAAGAGGGTGAAAGAAGAAGACACGATGGATGTTGAAGTGGGAATGATGTAAGGGAGAATGAGATGAAAGGTGAAATGGAGGAAGGCCTGGGGATTCCGATTTGAGAGGGTTGAGGGAAGCAAAGAGGGTGAGAGTAGTGAGGAAAAGGAGAGATTTGAGTGAGTGAGTGAAGTTATGTAACGCCCCACTCACGTACTGACTTAAATGGGGGGTGGCCTGATCGGCGATTAATCGCGGATCCCGCGATTCCGCCCCAACTCGCTGTCCCATTCGGGGATTAATCGCGGATCCCGCGATTCCGCCCCCACTCcctgtcccattcggggatcaatcCCGGATCCGGCGATTCCGCCCCAAATCGCTGCCTCGATCAACGatcaatcatggtgggccccactttggtgaCCACGGGGGGAAataggattgtgtactgagttactcagtacgcttttatcgtactgagtaaactcagttgggcctaagtatgaatgtatgtgggttatccacgccgtccatccgtttttcaagataatttcagTGCTTGAGTCTAAAATAAAAGtattcccaaagctcaagtggaccacactataagaaacaatgggactaatgacttccactgttgaaaccttgctagggccgacagtgatttttatttgtcatccaacctattcataagattacacagagatggatgaaggtaaaaaacaaatatcagcttgatccaaaacatctgtggaccccaagaaattttcaacaatataatttcaattcacactatttcccgtggtgagtccacttgagaattggatatatctcatttttggcatcaagccatacaattatctgttaaaatggatgaaacagCGGCTATAAAGGGGGCTTCTATGAGCAACAGGACTCTAATAATTGCTGTCATAAAAAGAGCATACGGCGAGGAGAAGGCCATGCTAGATATTCTCATTGAAAGGTTTCGCTTAGGCGAAAATACCGAGTTCTTGCTTGGTCACCTCCTCCTCGTTGCTGTCGACCAGACATCCTTTGATCGGTGCAATCCCCTACGCCTGCATTGCTACAAACTTGTTACGGACATGGTAGATTTCACTCTCGAGAAATTATACATGTTGGGTGATTTTATTAAAATGATGTGGAGGAGAACTATCTTCCTTGCTGATGTTCTTAGACGTGGTTATAACTTCATCTTCACAGTGAGtcaatgaaaaaatgaaaaaagaaaagaaaagaaaagaaagaaagatgtgtTTCAGCTGCAATTGGGTGTATGTTGCTTGGCCACCagggatggggcccacatggctgcaATGTCAGATAATCTgtactgtccattatgtgggatcAATTGTTAAGGGCCAGTATAGAAAGTCAGTGCAGATGGACAACTGCACAGTTGACATTTTCAAATTGTTtataagcatagatttgatggaaGAAGGATAAACCACTagaggttttatatatatatatatatatatatatatatatatacatatatatatatatatatatatatatatgtatatatatatatatatatatatatatgtatatatatatatatatatgtatatatatatatatatatatatatatatatatatatatatatattatgcacacaccctcacactcacacacaccacaatgagtactcgaacccatgaccttagtgttgaaactcctgtgagtctaccactaagtattgagggtcaaatattgcatatcagaccctagttattgccgaattttatgaacatggtactgtttaacggtccgagttaatcgtgtttgtgatgcaaggtacatTTGCAAGCTTGGATCAAAAAAAGGATGTTAaaggtatggatttaatgctcaagcatCACCTAGGCAAGGGATGAACCCCAGGGGATGAAGACCGATGAATTTACGTGCCAGAGGTCCAAGAAAACAAGGCCACACACGTTTAAATCGGCCTAGAAATCATCCAgcatgcaagatcacaaggttctcaccatccgttctgattgaaacttcatatatggcctgaggaccataaattaaccatacacataaaaattcaaccattggatcctggTGAAAGTAGCCCAACAAATAGGTCAGCCCATAaaacagtgatttggggcccacctggtcgctggacatgcttcaattttggtattaaTCCCCTAAACGGGGTGAtacaatgaatggacggagtagattttacatatacattacagtggaccccacatataagGTGAGAGTGCACCGTGCGGTACACTCCCGCGCCCCACTGGACTGCTCAAACCAGTCAAACTTGGTTTGACCGAGTCTTCTTCACTGCACCTTCCTCCAGCGCTCAAACAGAGCTTGCGGGTgggatcttgtgggccaccaacatGCTCCAAAGgtctgatctagaccgtccatcagaagacCACGCTTCCTCTTATCATAGCCTAGAGGATAGAATtgcatattgggatgatgatcaagACGTAcgcgaagtggtcggtcataatgagccactcccctcacctgacatgtctgattttaaggtggaggatgagccccttacaatcgacacttctaactcttgtgaaacatgtttggaccactcctctgaattaaatgatgatgtgattcgggagaaggatgagttgctcgctacgaccttggaaattgaaaccactaagttgaggccaccatctgagctgtacacgtttgacaattcaacgcctcgattgagtagtttcaatgaacaaagtgatcacattgaTGCTTcctctattgattttcaatctatctatgcagggctggagcaagagagcacacgtccgtttacctttaaagacgatggattccttgggcagatcatcacgagctctAATGTGGAACATAAGTCACGCTCAACTAAATtgcccaactctttggatgattgcttgacacactttgcagattcaaatgactccatgataagagacatagtgaatgccttgcaagacaacatttcaatagtcatcactgaccgagagaacccttccTCTAAAGTCCCTTCCTCCCTAGATCCGtactgtttaccattaagggaggaggagctggaaattgaaccgaagtttggaacttcggaatgtgttgagactacacaaCTTCCTGAGAATgtttctcaatttgatctacctgtagtctctgattcaccatgggatactaacttcgGAACCTTTtttgacacaggtgaatcatatatactttggatacctcaggcgaaTCAACAACAAAtttttaatgaggtacataagtttctctggaaagtcaagctccagggcatccaagcctattgcaaaaagggcttttggatgatcctgttgaggaacttactaagaaacttatcaagatattggccggaagaggaaccttgcggtatgatagagtagtttttccctgctttcataggactagggtagtttgttttatactgctttaggatagatgataaacttagcgctcctgggaggcaacccagctcttcatttcatttcattcttatcattagtcagttcaatgtttgtgggtaacattactgcaaaccctcacgagactacaactcgcccactaggggcaacctaggggtttaaaggcttgttgcatacgctaaatgcaatcgagagcacctatgaaagtggtataggtaggattttatttttttattttattttacttctgttggtttctctcttgtgctgacccgctcttacgtagatatctttggaaagcctcttaattctttcatccaggtattatctttccatcacttctcatttacttattttgtcccatgtgcatcgcatgcttatttcctttacattgaggacaatgtagattttaggttgggggtgggagattaggtctcctaatcagtattttcttagtcttgagcagaaattgtgaaaatttttaaatttttctagaatttcgtatgaattcgaagcgattttgatgaccatcttggatttagaattacaagataagtgatgttggaattgatgactcttggattcaactattcattagatttcacagttaagttagaactattaatctatgattagaagttttaaacattgattgaatcataattttacatgtcacatctcgctttcacattaaggtctcagtttgatattgaaggatttacttggtactcactaagcatgaaaggaaccggcctgagaaaattgaaaggattgggtgaataatcttcaccataggtttgctccttataggtgaaggtttgatttcccaaagtagccgacggaaaggggtgggcaatggtcttcatcataggtttgctccctataagtgaagatttgattcctccccttagcggtattttaatgaaaaaataatatatatatcaaaggtcgattaatgaaaagatgatccgtgaggaaagttttagttattatgaattatcttagtgttactgataatatcatgaaattaagaagtgaaccttaatgataagccgagattacacgatacacccatggaattcaatagttagaatcgttctaattaatggattaatatttgagcttgattatgaagtttaccatgagcttgatttcaggagaaagtaatgccaacatttatgaatcttagaattctaatatctgaattgtttttcaaaaatcactcgagttcatacaAATTGTcgtataattctcaacttatttttcgcataccttgctcgggactagcaagatgctggttgggggttgtgttgagggtcaaatattgcatatcagaccctagttattgccggattttatgaacatggtactgtttaacggttcgagttaatcgtgtttgtgatgcaaggtacatTTGCAAGCTTGGATCGAAAAAAGGATGTTAAaggtatggatttaacgctcaagcatcaccaaggcaagggacgaaccccAGGGGATGAAGACCGATGAATTTACGTGCCAGAGGTCCAAGAAAACAAGGCCACACACGTTTAAATCGGCCTAAAAATCCTCCAgcatgcaagatcacaaggttctcaccatccgttctgattgaaacttcatatatggcctgaggaccataaattaactgtacacataaaaattcaaccattggatcctggTGAAAGTAGCCCAACAAATAGGTCAGCCCATAAAAcagtaatttggggcccacctggtcgctggacatgctttaattttggtatcAATCCCCTAAACGGGGTGAtacaatgaatggacggagtagattttacatatacattacaatggaccccacatataaGGTGAGAGTGCACCGTGCGGTACACTCCCGCGCCCCATGGACTGCTCAAACCAGTCAAACTTGGTTTGACCGAGTCTTCTTCACTGCACCTTCCTCCAGCGCTCAAACAGAGCTTGCGGGTgggatcttgtgggccaccaacatGCTCCAAAGgtctgatctagaccgtccatcagaagacCACGCTTCCTCTTATCATAGCCTAGAGGACAGAATTGCAAAAGACAGCAAGAATGGGTTCCCTACCTTTCAAAAGTAGGACGAGGGGTGCAATAAgaaatccagtggaccacacagaaTCTAATCCAAAACCAGCCATccctgactggtttttcgagaaTAACAcgttggacggggtggattttgcaAGAAACACCAAGAACtgggccccaccaacatcgcAGCTCAGTCCGCAGGCCCTGTTTACGCACTCACGGTCTTTACGGCCGTTCGGTGATCATGGGGATGATCGATCCCTTCATTTGGGCGGTCCAAACACCTCCTAAGGTACAATCGACCGATGCCAAGCTGACTGAATGGATCTGATCAGGCAGCAAGCTTCGTTTTGCTGAGATACCATCATTCCAAGAAGGGTCGTTCTTGTTTTTTTTTGCACACGGCTGCGAAAGTAGTTGCGGAGATCTTCCGCTGTTGCTGCACGACCGACTCTTGTGCGTAAAGATCCCATTCATCGATTTCATCTCGGACCGCTTGTCGTGCGTGCGAAAATTCCCTACcttctccaccattttcctgTTGCTATAAAGAGGAGAtagaagagagagatggaggagggcttggacgtggagtagagagagagggagttggaCGTGGAAACGAGCAGCCGTGGAGGTAATTCAGGATCTGACACACGTGAAGAtagagacgagagagagagagagaagggcagccAGTTATGgtgtttcttccttttctttaatctatgcttagtttatttttttagagatttttgcttgatcatgtcaagctaaacctcttagccagggctaagaggtgaagcttgtagagtgatGGGAGATTGTATgtgtgtgccttttgtttagtttgaagggattttttatttgattttaccatgggaatatttgtagtttttaatagcctgttgtgactgaaattacaatgggtttgcaatggttttgagtatttttctttctttattttgattataacgtcaggaagccctgttgttcgccatcgtctcctgggcatggttggatggcggtatccttcctaaccttcataatcatctgattagttggtaattagtttaattctgttgttgactttgtctcctgggcatggtttggtgatggaattcattctaattcatatacttttcatctcctTAAATTTATATCAGAGGAACTTCAGttcaatttccatgatttttgatgcaagcataagatctccctggtccctacaagtggatcctctgaatccctagtttccttcttctgaattccttaagttctagataatttatttcacaattattctttaaatcctacttgatttagattttatcttttgctagttctatttctacctagtttcagatcacgtacaagtttcagtccctgtggattcgacctcggtcttaccgagtttattactacatcacaaccctatacttggggagtgaacactaagccatgagtagggacccagaAACCACTGGAAGAGGTAGTGTGGTTTATAGAGTGGAATAAAATCACTAGGAGGAACAAATATCTGCAAATTTGTTTTCAAGTACACTATGACAAAAGATTTGCAATTTTAAATACCAGCTTCTAGATTGAGCAActtggattgcataaatgatTGAGTGTACACATAGCATGTAAAATAGGAACTGTAGGCATTAGTGAGCAGAAATGAGTTGAAATGAGCAAGAATGAATCAGGCATTTCAGCGAACACATGGACTGCAATACATTTCATAAAACATATCATTTgcaaatcatttcaaataaacaaCACAACAAGTTCTCAAGCATAGATCGCAACCCGTGATCATTATCTGGGCCCTCAGGGGCCGATAAAACGGTAACATAGGGTTCAAACTTGTCGGCGGTTTCGAAGTAGGAGTTCGACGTAGGGCATAAGGATCTCTACAATAGACGTATTCTATTAGCAAATGTGAAAAAAGGGCTTTGATAGTCTAGGTTTTTGGGTCGAGGGTCGGATCTCACCTGTTTGTGGTCCCGCTCACGGCACGAAGTCTTCCCAAGGAAAAGGAGATCAATGTTCCTTGGTTGGATCCCACTTCTCCAagcttcctcttctcttcttcttgtcTCCTCTTTTGAAATGCCCTAGGAAAACATAGAAAATTCGTGCAAGGTAGAGAGATGTGAGAAAATGGGGTTATATATAACTCTAGTTTTGATCTAAATGGCCCTAGTGGCACTTATACTCCCATACTAACCCTATATGGGTCATTTTTGGTCAGAAAGGTCACTAGAAATGCATGGAATCTTCATTATTGACCATGAAGGGAACGCCCTTGACCGAGAAATGCATGAAAAATGTACCTAAATAAAACTTTAACTTCACTACTAattttattacaatcattcattcaataactcAGAGAAAAACTATAAGCAGCTGTTTTTCCTACAGGGACTAACAAATCTAACAAAAGTACATTTTTTGCCCTTTAATCCCATCGACAAGCCTTGCACTGTACTGATTTTTTGAAGCATGCATAGTGATTTATGTCAAatgaaactggaaattgagtgggacaaactggaaacagtgttgaatgagcgtcgaccattaaaaactttttgggggtccactgtgatgtttgtgagaaatcctccccggctaagttcattcatagggtcacaaagacctggatgaggaagaaaaacaaatgtgttgaatgatccaaatcttctataaccccaaaaagggtttcaatggtagacgttcaattccccattgccttttacagtgtggtctactcgatagttagatctatcttatttttcgtctcaagccttaatatgagctcgtcaaatagatggacggtttggatataacacagacctcatgattggacccacaaaaGGATGTGGGGAttaccacaaaaaaaaaagaatggaaaaaaaatgaaagaggaaagaacctatggctacggttttctataactacagattataaccgtagccgtaGACCGGCGATCCATCGcagctcccgcgattccaccgcaagtcgctgtcccaatcggcgatcaatcgtggatgcggcgattccacccccgatctatggctacggattataaccgtagctacaaccgtagctataaccgtatccgtatcccttcctttttttttacatggagaaattttattttacctacatttttctctaacacatatttatataaatatgtatatataagcatatgaaaaaaaaaattatcgctttttttttttcatttctttctttattcatataacaagaatatcttctaaaccaaaattagttacttgacgtatgggatatgattttagggctagaagttgggcgggctcaacccgaccaacctgtggccgacccaacattgggttgggcttgggcaagatgtatcgagtttggtcttcatgttttgcatgaaaaatcatggagttggagctttgatttcgatatccattggttcttcatgttctccaattTTTTATCAAagttttccttcaactagctctcaattgagactaatttcgaagtatttaggagtatttgatgaaatgatcatcacatacactaattttgaaatttaagtgtAGTTGGTCTAATTTGGGAAAATTTTaggaaaattcaaaaactttcaaTTTCTCCCAATTTGTTTGCAATgttactccaaacatgaaattaagcatgtatgagggttgatctactaatttgttaagtccttgttaattttcaagaaataaaaattaatttttaattaaaaattattaaaaattatttttttcccaaGATTTctcttcaactagctgtcaattgagactaattttgaagtatttaggagtgtttgatgaaatgatcatcacatacactctcaatgttatgcattcaatttgaatatagttgcaggTGTACACTTTTCCATATCAGTGATTCAGGTGTCACGATCTTATTAACTTGATAACTAGATTGCAGTGTCAAGATCTCATTAACTCAATAACTGGATTGCACAAAATTTTGATATTGAAGAATATCAATGTAAATTACTATGTAGACGGCTAGTTTACATCCTGCCTACCAGAGTAACTGCCAATACCCTACCTTCCAAATCCAATAATGCATAAAGATTTTGAAAGCAAGTAAAACCCCATTTCACCATTTTAACTTAATTATTTCCCTCAAGTGACCGGAAAAAGTTTAATGACATCCAAACTCAAGACTTACGTTATGTCTCTAGCAGCTGAAGGAAATCCATATTCATCAAATAGGCGCATCAGTCACCAATctgaccatgcagatcaccgaataCTTTAATTGGAGCCTTCAATTGCAATACCGTGGGTTCCTGCATAAATATCTGCTCTACGGTATAACAAAGTTCACCCATTTCGTATGAGTCCATAAAGAAGTTTCCATTCGTTGGAGCTTTCCAGTTGGGAGGCCTAAGCAACATAGATATAATCTGCAAAAAAGTGAATCGTAATAAACAGATTGCCCCTTGCTTAAGAGAGCCTTAAAATTAGATATATTCCTGATCATGCTTGCCTTCTTGTGCAGGTCCTGAGGAGACTTCTGTCTAGTGAATAGCTTTTTGTTAGGGTATGCCTGATTAAAAACCTAGACAGAACCATTCGTCTGCTTTCATTCTCGAACTGATCCAATGAAAGTTGCCTCACCAGCCAACCCAAGCTACCAGCAGCCTCTTTAGCAACCACCACCTGTAGCATCGTGATTGCAGCTTTGTTAACATGAAAAAGATGGAAGTAACTAAGAAACAAGCAAAATAGTGTATGATCCATGCTTCACAGACATTGTGTGAAatgccatccacaccacacatggATGTGGTTGGGAGTGTTGATCTAGTGACCATTATATGGACAGACAATAAGACAGAAATCATAGTGATTGGCAACTCTGGACAATTGTTGTAGGTTTTGCTCATTGAATGTTGCTTGTTTGAGCGGGACAATCCCCTTTTCAGGCCACTGATTGTATGGCTAGCACAGTTCGATTGATTTGCTTTTCAAGATACACAACACTCACATGGCAGCTCACCAGATCAACCATCCTGATCGTTACAATAAAGATGTTTTGGTGCACATTTTCTGGAACACCATTAAACACCCATAACAGTAGCGTAGCATTACTtgaaaaattaacaaataaaatgaaaataaagacaACATACAGCTCTGGGGTGGAGGCAGCCATCTGCCTCAAGGGTATCAGTGTCGCTGCTATCTGAGGAGGTTTCTGAGAGCTGCATCTTATCGTTTAAGCGAGTTCCAGATGCTTTCGCATCTAGAAGCTCCTCTTCTGCAGAGCCTGCAAAAGCTAACTTTCCAGCTTGCCAAACAGCACTAACTCCCTCAGCTTCAGCTGCTGAAGCCTCAGCCAGTTTCTCCGCGCATTTCTTATCCATGCTGATAAAGATGAAAACTGGCAATCAGATTGTGTGAGATTGATCAACCTGGATAAAGAAGCTAAAAAGGAATTGAGTGAACTATAGGAAAACAAAACCCCAAGCTAGAGGAGACACTCTCTGATCTGACAGTTGAAGTTGGTGGCACAAATGCTGACTCGGTCTTTGCATTTGATTGATTAAGCTTGGAACTTGCCATAGTTGGAGTTCTATCGAAACTGAAGATGGGAGAATTAACTTCAGACTGAAGAGGTGAATTTTCTGCGATTAGAAGATCATCAAGCAGCACATCTGCAAAAATAGCATAACAGCATTGGACAGTAACTCAAGAAGAATGGTTAATATACAAATTTTCTAGACCAATGCCATtcaaaatgagtgggccaaactgaaaattgagcgggacaaactggaaaatcgagcgggccaaactaggaaatgagcgggccaatctagaaattgagcgggccaaactggaaatttagcgagccaaactggaaattaagcggggcaaactagcctaactggaaaatgagcgggacaaactagaaaatgaacgggacaaactggaaattgagcgggccaaacaggaaaatgagcgggacaaactgaaaattgagcgggcaaacatggaaatgagcgggacaaactggaaattgagcgggccaaacatggaaatgagcgggccaatctagaaattgagtgggccaaactggaaattcagcgagccaaactggaaattaagcggggcaaactagcctaactggaaaatgagcgggacaaactggaaaatgagcaagacaaactggaaaatgaacaggacaaactggaaattgagcgggccaaa
Proteins encoded in this window:
- the LOC131220094 gene encoding uncharacterized protein At1g28695-like; amino-acid sequence: MDETAAIKGASMSNRTLIIAVIKRAYGEEKAMLDILIERFRLGENTEFLLGHLLLVAVDQTSFDRCNPLRLHCYKLVTDMVDFTLEKLYMLGDFIKMMWRRTIFLADVLRRGYNFIFTVSQ